One Roseimicrobium gellanilyticum DNA window includes the following coding sequences:
- a CDS encoding DUF1552 domain-containing protein, with protein sequence MPSFIIPRGPISRRRVLRGLGATIALPFLNAMSPSTVRAASSAKAPVRMAFIFMPNGVRQDRWTPEGTGADYKLSPILQPLERHRGNMNVLTELGHMNCREGDGHYAKTANWLTGTKIAKTTGKDLRCGVSVDQFYAQQVGHATRFASLELGTEPIHSGVDFNVNYTQLYGSHIAWRTPTSPLPPEINPRFVFDRLFRENADQRRASAMENKSVLDLVLADAKALRSTVGQEDQQKLDEYLESIRSVERRIEADIARVATGENLDPAAKAEIAKLDERISKAMNGVKADPGGRLRLDHTEHSRLMMDLITLSFWSDSTRAASFMFGWAVSGKNFSFLPDVKLGHHESSHHESKEEKLAQYEKINIWHSEQFAYMLDRMKSIKEGEGNLLDNSLVMFGSSLRDGNSHNPKNLPILLAGNGGGIKTGQHHVYGKDTPLCNLFLSMLQAGGVKTDRFGDSTGLLPGLV encoded by the coding sequence ATGCCGTCTTTCATCATTCCCAGAGGTCCCATTTCCCGTCGCCGCGTACTGCGTGGCTTGGGCGCGACCATTGCGCTGCCGTTTCTGAATGCCATGAGCCCCAGCACGGTGCGTGCAGCTTCCTCGGCAAAGGCCCCCGTGCGCATGGCCTTCATTTTCATGCCCAATGGCGTGCGCCAGGATCGCTGGACGCCCGAAGGCACGGGCGCGGACTACAAGCTCTCCCCCATTCTCCAACCCCTGGAGCGTCATCGCGGCAACATGAACGTGCTCACCGAGCTGGGCCACATGAACTGCCGCGAAGGTGATGGCCACTATGCCAAGACGGCGAACTGGCTGACAGGCACGAAGATTGCCAAGACCACCGGCAAGGACCTGCGTTGCGGCGTGAGCGTGGACCAATTCTACGCCCAGCAGGTCGGCCATGCCACGCGCTTTGCCTCCCTCGAGCTCGGCACGGAGCCGATTCATAGCGGTGTCGATTTCAATGTGAACTACACACAGCTCTACGGTTCACACATCGCCTGGCGTACCCCCACCTCTCCCCTGCCCCCGGAGATCAATCCCCGTTTTGTCTTCGACCGCCTGTTCCGTGAAAACGCCGACCAGCGCCGTGCCTCCGCCATGGAGAACAAGAGCGTGCTGGACCTCGTGCTCGCTGATGCCAAGGCGCTGCGCTCCACCGTGGGCCAGGAAGACCAGCAGAAGCTGGATGAGTATTTGGAAAGCATCCGCAGTGTAGAGCGCCGTATCGAGGCGGACATCGCACGTGTGGCGACCGGAGAGAATCTCGATCCGGCCGCGAAAGCAGAAATCGCGAAACTCGATGAGCGCATTTCCAAGGCCATGAATGGCGTGAAGGCTGACCCCGGCGGTCGCTTGCGCCTGGATCACACGGAGCATTCGCGCCTGATGATGGATCTCATCACGCTCTCCTTCTGGAGTGACAGCACCCGGGCCGCGTCCTTCATGTTTGGCTGGGCGGTCAGTGGAAAGAATTTCTCCTTCCTTCCGGATGTGAAGCTTGGTCACCACGAAAGCTCCCACCACGAGAGCAAGGAGGAGAAGCTCGCCCAGTACGAGAAGATCAACATCTGGCACTCAGAGCAGTTCGCCTACATGCTGGACCGGATGAAGTCCATCAAGGAAGGTGAAGGCAACCTGCTGGACAACAGCCTGGTGATGTTTGGCTCCAGCCTTAGGGATGGGAACAGCCACAATCCGAAGAACCTTCCCATTCTTCTCGCCGGCAACGGCGGCGGCATCAAGACCGGCCAGCACCACGTCTACGGAAAAGACACGCCCCTGTGCAATCTCTTCCTCTCCATGCTGCAGGCTGGAGGCGTGAAGACGGATCGCTTTGGCGACAGCACTGGTTTGCTGCCCGGACTCGTGTGA
- a CDS encoding chaperone modulator CbpM, whose amino-acid sequence MPDFTEPHSASAHEFYAIETVSEITGTPRHTIAVYCRHGIISPVGEPDEDGWIFDDDAILRLRHVEQLRLQYGMNLAGLRAMTTLMNELEDLRREIRFLRGS is encoded by the coding sequence ATGCCTGACTTCACCGAGCCTCATTCCGCATCGGCGCATGAGTTCTATGCGATTGAAACGGTGTCGGAGATCACCGGTACGCCGAGGCACACGATTGCCGTGTACTGCCGCCACGGCATCATCTCGCCTGTCGGTGAGCCCGATGAGGATGGCTGGATCTTTGACGATGACGCCATTCTGCGGTTGCGGCACGTTGAACAACTGCGGTTGCAGTACGGCATGAATCTCGCCGGGCTTCGCGCGATGACCACCCTCATGAATGAGCTGGAAGATCTGCGCCGGGAGATTCGGTTCCTCCGGGGCAGCTGA
- a CDS encoding DnaJ C-terminal domain-containing protein, producing the protein MAVEFKDYYTTLGVPRDASEADIKKAFRKLAREHHPDVAKDKEAAEERFKEINEAYEVLGDPDNRKKYDTLGPNWNQEGGFHPPPGWTGNARGGARSASGTQAREFHFGGTGFSDFFEQFFGGGASAGGGVYGFGGGMDEEEGFFHAAANQPHRGRDVEGDILVTLQEAMDGTMRPISLQTVDPATGKAEAHEFTVRIPAGASEGRRIRVPGKGGPGFNGGEPGDLFLRIRLAAHPEFRPKESDLYHDLDLAPWEAVLGSEVEIPSLDGNKLKLRIPAGTQNGQQLRLRGRGLPKGRTGERGDLYVVTNVQLPTSITEDERAHWEALAKASHFRPRQG; encoded by the coding sequence ATGGCTGTAGAGTTCAAGGATTACTACACAACACTGGGTGTGCCACGCGATGCCAGCGAGGCGGACATCAAGAAGGCCTTCCGCAAGCTGGCCCGTGAGCACCATCCCGATGTCGCCAAGGACAAGGAGGCTGCCGAGGAACGCTTCAAGGAGATCAATGAAGCGTACGAGGTTCTCGGAGACCCTGACAACCGGAAGAAATACGACACCCTCGGACCGAACTGGAATCAGGAAGGTGGATTCCACCCACCCCCGGGATGGACCGGCAACGCGCGTGGGGGTGCCCGCAGTGCGAGTGGGACGCAGGCACGGGAGTTCCACTTTGGAGGCACGGGCTTCAGCGACTTCTTTGAGCAGTTCTTCGGCGGTGGCGCGAGTGCCGGTGGTGGAGTCTATGGCTTTGGAGGTGGGATGGACGAGGAAGAGGGATTCTTCCACGCCGCCGCAAACCAGCCCCACCGCGGTCGCGATGTGGAGGGGGACATTCTCGTCACGCTACAGGAGGCCATGGATGGCACCATGCGGCCCATTTCGCTACAAACTGTTGATCCGGCCACGGGCAAAGCGGAGGCGCATGAGTTCACCGTGCGCATCCCTGCAGGCGCCAGCGAGGGACGGCGCATTCGAGTGCCCGGCAAAGGCGGTCCCGGTTTCAATGGAGGCGAGCCGGGCGATCTTTTCCTGCGCATCCGGCTCGCAGCGCACCCGGAGTTCCGGCCCAAAGAGTCCGACCTCTACCACGACCTTGACCTTGCGCCGTGGGAGGCCGTGCTGGGCAGCGAAGTGGAGATACCGAGCCTGGATGGCAACAAGCTGAAGCTGCGCATTCCTGCCGGCACCCAGAATGGCCAGCAACTCCGGCTGCGAGGCCGCGGCCTGCCCAAGGGTCGCACCGGCGAGCGAGGTGACCTCTATGTGGTGACGAATGTGCAATTGCCCACATCCATCACTGAAGATGAGCGCGCTCATTGGGAGGCCCTGGCCAAGGCATCGCATTTCCGGCCGAGGCAAGGATGA
- a CDS encoding 4-alpha-glucanotransferase — translation MSRVDPNSRLAALLVPVFAMRRHGDHGIGDTEAAKETIAFCAAHQIAVLQILPIHETVGDHSPYNPISSRALSPALLTLSEGAVPGMSAAILAEKSPESWLAQLRAGPVKHTAVHALKLECLLAAWQAFSHASQSHAQMSEFVAFEETHASWLPAYTLFRLLIEENHGNTHWQDWRPEHWSQAAAETWLAAHSDRERMESQRRGFAFIQWVAWRQWRDVKSFADEHGVKLLGEMSFGVSKSSADAWANPDLFDVNWSMGTRPVVYFDTNKDSERLGQNWGLPPYRWENHRSRGFEWLRGRIESEREFFHFCRLDHLRGYFRAYMFPWSGGAKHSEFAKLTDAEILEQTGGLSPRFLPGPDEDPTTAAMNDLQGREIISVMQEAAGDMGLYAEIMGAMPDYMRKAIDDLGVANLTFPLLERQEDRTLLPVEAYRKLSLVSYANHDHAPLAAQYSRLIKMAVEEPESNEAKDLTEMLKLAAWQGDTPHELNAGLLEGMQRALFATPCVLAGLMSSDLLGIPQRFNLPGTFGADTWNERLEHSWSEYEVHPVYGSRIKKAEELIVESGRAARR, via the coding sequence ATGTCCCGTGTCGATCCCAATTCTCGTCTGGCCGCGCTTCTCGTGCCTGTGTTTGCCATGCGACGTCATGGAGATCATGGCATTGGAGATACCGAGGCCGCAAAGGAGACCATTGCCTTTTGCGCGGCACATCAAATCGCAGTGCTCCAGATTTTGCCCATTCACGAGACGGTAGGTGATCACAGTCCTTATAATCCCATCAGTTCCCGTGCGCTGTCACCGGCTCTGCTGACCCTTTCAGAAGGAGCCGTGCCCGGCATGTCGGCTGCCATTCTGGCGGAGAAATCACCTGAATCCTGGCTGGCGCAGCTCCGTGCCGGGCCGGTGAAGCACACTGCGGTGCATGCCCTGAAGCTGGAGTGCCTCCTCGCTGCGTGGCAGGCCTTTTCACATGCGAGCCAGTCACACGCACAGATGAGCGAGTTCGTGGCGTTTGAGGAGACGCATGCCTCGTGGTTGCCGGCATACACATTGTTCCGGTTGCTTATCGAGGAAAATCATGGGAACACTCATTGGCAGGACTGGAGGCCAGAGCACTGGAGTCAAGCCGCTGCGGAAACATGGCTCGCAGCCCACTCCGATCGGGAACGTATGGAGAGCCAGCGACGCGGATTCGCCTTCATCCAGTGGGTGGCCTGGCGGCAATGGAGGGATGTGAAGTCTTTTGCCGACGAGCATGGTGTGAAGCTGCTTGGCGAAATGTCATTCGGCGTTTCAAAGTCGAGTGCGGATGCGTGGGCCAATCCGGATCTCTTTGATGTGAACTGGAGCATGGGCACGCGGCCTGTGGTTTACTTTGATACAAACAAGGACTCGGAGCGCCTTGGGCAGAACTGGGGCCTGCCTCCCTATCGGTGGGAGAATCACCGCTCACGTGGCTTTGAGTGGCTGCGCGGTCGCATCGAGAGCGAGCGGGAGTTCTTTCACTTCTGCCGTCTCGATCACCTGCGAGGGTACTTCCGTGCTTACATGTTTCCGTGGTCGGGTGGCGCGAAGCATTCGGAATTCGCAAAGCTGACGGACGCGGAGATCTTGGAACAAACGGGTGGACTCTCTCCGCGGTTCCTGCCGGGGCCGGATGAAGATCCCACGACGGCCGCCATGAATGATCTGCAGGGGAGAGAAATCATCTCCGTGATGCAGGAGGCTGCAGGTGATATGGGACTCTATGCGGAGATCATGGGAGCCATGCCGGACTACATGCGCAAGGCAATCGATGATCTCGGTGTGGCGAACCTCACCTTTCCACTTCTGGAGCGGCAGGAGGATCGAACACTGCTGCCGGTGGAAGCCTATCGGAAGCTCAGCCTTGTTTCCTATGCGAACCATGACCACGCACCGCTGGCGGCGCAGTACAGCAGGCTGATCAAAATGGCTGTAGAAGAGCCGGAGTCGAATGAGGCAAAGGATCTCACGGAGATGCTCAAGCTCGCCGCTTGGCAGGGCGATACACCTCATGAATTGAATGCCGGGCTCCTGGAGGGGATGCAGCGAGCACTGTTCGCCACGCCGTGTGTGCTGGCAGGCCTGATGTCCAGCGATCTGCTTGGTATTCCGCAGCGGTTCAATCTTCCTGGCACCTTTGGCGCGGACACTTGGAATGAGCGCCTGGAGCACTCATGGTCGGAGTACGAGGTGCACCCGGTCTACGGTTCCCGCATCAAGAAGGCGGAGGAACTCATCGTGGAATCGGGGCGCGCAGCAAGGAGGTAG
- a CDS encoding SDR family oxidoreductase — MPSNKLQTSVPHDSLRDRVALVTGAGSGIGKAAALMLAEAGAFVGLAGRTESELKQTEAEIREEGGVAECFMADVSSEADISGMMYRLKEKWKRLDIVVANAGINGVWAPIEKIKEKEWEDTVSINLKGTYLTLKHAAPLLKERGGSVIITSSINGTRIFSNLGATAYSCTKAAQVALTKMLSLEWAEHHVRVNVICPGAITTNIDDSAKKRGLEPEKLPDWAGHSTIPLTHGKSGTAEQVASVVWFLASDASSHVTGTEIYVDGGQSLLG; from the coding sequence ATGCCCTCCAATAAACTCCAGACGAGCGTTCCTCACGATTCTCTGCGTGACCGTGTGGCTCTGGTCACGGGCGCAGGTTCCGGCATTGGCAAGGCTGCGGCGCTCATGCTGGCAGAGGCCGGAGCCTTTGTCGGGCTTGCTGGCAGAACAGAGAGTGAATTGAAGCAGACCGAAGCCGAGATTCGCGAGGAGGGCGGTGTGGCGGAGTGCTTCATGGCGGATGTCTCAAGCGAGGCCGATATAAGTGGCATGATGTACCGGCTGAAGGAGAAATGGAAACGGCTGGACATCGTCGTCGCCAACGCGGGCATCAACGGGGTGTGGGCCCCAATCGAGAAGATCAAAGAGAAGGAATGGGAGGATACCGTTTCCATCAATCTCAAGGGCACCTACCTGACACTGAAACATGCCGCACCACTGCTGAAGGAACGCGGCGGTTCGGTGATCATCACCTCCTCCATCAATGGCACACGCATCTTCAGCAATCTGGGCGCCACGGCCTACTCATGCACCAAGGCCGCGCAGGTGGCGCTCACCAAGATGCTCTCGCTGGAATGGGCCGAGCATCATGTCCGCGTGAACGTCATCTGCCCGGGTGCCATCACCACGAACATCGATGACTCCGCAAAGAAGCGCGGACTCGAGCCGGAGAAACTTCCGGATTGGGCCGGCCACAGCACCATTCCCCTCACCCACGGAAAATCCGGCACCGCGGAGCAAGTAGCGTCCGTTGTGTGGTTTCTCGCCAGCGATGCTTCTTCCCACGTCACTGGCACGGAAATCTACGTGGACGGCGGACAGTCACTGCTGGGATGA
- a CDS encoding ABC transporter permease, which yields MNAFLRQQFTLLVATAILLAIFGTFVPNFTSTSNLLDLAQQIGVNSILAFGMTLVILIGGIDLSVGALVALVGTVTTYCMVNTTAPDGSAIGLGWNVFPAMLAGLAVASLFGLFHGVAVSRTQMPAFIVTLGTMLVARGLALRFNEGRPLSLPGSQETFLFIGNGRLFDTIPMPVLILLSVYLLTAAMLHFTVFGRHLYAIGDNRLAALYSGIPVSRCEITVYILAALLTATAGMIHASQLYGAEPASGQGFELNAIAAAVVGGASLKGGRGTMTGTLLGAIIIGILDKGLNQAGVHFSLQYMIKGGVILAAVWWDARRRR from the coding sequence ATGAACGCCTTCCTCCGCCAGCAGTTCACGCTGCTCGTGGCCACTGCCATCCTTCTCGCGATCTTCGGGACATTCGTCCCAAACTTCACCAGCACCAGCAACCTTCTGGATCTTGCCCAGCAGATTGGCGTGAATTCCATCCTCGCCTTTGGAATGACGCTGGTGATTCTCATCGGGGGCATCGATCTGTCAGTGGGAGCCCTGGTGGCGTTGGTAGGAACCGTCACCACCTACTGCATGGTCAACACCACTGCACCCGATGGCTCGGCCATCGGTCTCGGCTGGAACGTGTTTCCTGCCATGCTCGCGGGTCTCGCGGTCGCATCACTCTTCGGTTTGTTTCATGGCGTCGCCGTGTCCAGGACTCAAATGCCCGCCTTCATTGTGACGTTGGGCACCATGCTGGTGGCTCGCGGTCTCGCGCTACGATTCAATGAAGGCCGCCCCCTCAGCCTGCCGGGCTCACAGGAGACGTTTCTTTTCATCGGGAATGGCCGACTCTTCGATACCATTCCCATGCCGGTGCTCATCCTGCTGTCAGTGTATCTTCTCACCGCAGCGATGCTTCACTTCACCGTCTTCGGCAGGCATCTCTACGCGATTGGAGACAACCGTCTCGCGGCTCTCTATTCCGGCATTCCAGTATCAAGGTGTGAGATAACTGTGTACATCCTTGCTGCATTGCTCACGGCCACTGCAGGCATGATACACGCTTCCCAGCTGTATGGAGCCGAGCCTGCCTCCGGCCAGGGATTTGAGCTCAATGCCATCGCCGCCGCCGTGGTCGGCGGAGCCAGCCTGAAAGGTGGACGTGGCACCATGACCGGCACCCTCCTTGGGGCCATCATCATCGGCATTCTCGACAAGGGCCTCAATCAGGCCGGCGTCCATTTCTCCCTCCAGTACATGATCAAAGGCGGCGTCATCCTGGCAGCCGTGTGGTGGGATGCGCGGAGGCGGAGGTAG
- a CDS encoding sugar ABC transporter substrate-binding protein, translating into MKRRHLLILPLAALSLLAACSPSGDKPGAPSGDSGSGGGKGRLFAASFMTMNNPFFVDLNEGLKKVVESKGDRLVTLDSQFNSLKQKNDLSDVLQQNPAAIFLNPVNWEGIRGSLIEAKRKGVPIIVVDTDVSDAELVLCQVISDNIGAGRLACEELAKVKPNAKVVILHLSTAKSCIDRVAGFKEVMAKHPGMTLLDTQEGKGSIEGGRPVMRDLLGRYPDLDAVFPINDPCALGAFSAIEAAGKTAQVTIVTVDGSREAAAAIKEGKIHSTSAQFPKEIGRVAAEKAYEHLAGNAIEKDIRIPVKSVTKENAGEFLK; encoded by the coding sequence ATGAAACGCCGCCACCTCCTCATCCTTCCCCTGGCTGCCCTCTCGCTGCTTGCAGCCTGCTCGCCCTCCGGCGACAAACCCGGTGCCCCGTCTGGTGATAGCGGCAGCGGTGGCGGGAAAGGCCGCCTGTTTGCGGCTTCCTTCATGACAATGAACAATCCCTTCTTCGTGGACCTCAATGAAGGTCTCAAGAAGGTGGTGGAGTCGAAGGGAGATCGCCTCGTCACCCTCGACTCGCAGTTCAACAGCCTGAAGCAGAAGAACGATCTCTCCGATGTCCTGCAGCAGAATCCGGCTGCCATCTTCCTGAATCCGGTGAACTGGGAGGGCATCCGCGGCAGTCTCATCGAGGCGAAGCGCAAAGGCGTACCCATCATCGTGGTGGACACAGATGTGAGCGATGCGGAGCTCGTGCTCTGCCAGGTCATCAGTGACAACATCGGCGCCGGTCGCCTTGCTTGCGAAGAACTCGCCAAGGTGAAGCCCAATGCCAAGGTCGTCATCCTGCACCTGTCGACCGCCAAGTCCTGCATCGACCGCGTGGCAGGTTTCAAGGAAGTGATGGCGAAGCATCCCGGCATGACTTTGCTGGATACTCAGGAGGGCAAGGGCTCCATCGAAGGCGGACGCCCCGTGATGCGCGACCTACTCGGCCGCTATCCGGACCTTGATGCCGTGTTCCCCATCAATGATCCCTGCGCACTCGGTGCATTCTCCGCCATCGAAGCCGCGGGCAAGACTGCCCAAGTCACGATTGTCACCGTGGACGGCTCACGTGAAGCTGCCGCCGCCATCAAGGAGGGCAAGATTCACTCCACCTCGGCACAGTTCCCCAAGGAGATTGGACGGGTGGCAGCAGAGAAAGCTTACGAGCATCTCGCAGGCAATGCCATTGAGAAGGACATCCGCATTCCTGTGAAGTCAGTGACGAAGGAGAATGCCGGGGAGTTTCTGAAATAG
- a CDS encoding glutamine synthetase beta-grasp domain-containing protein: MAKYKLEYIWLDGYTPVPNLRGKTQIKEFASFPKLEELPLWGFDGSSTQQAEGRSSDCVLKPVAVYPDTTRKNGVLVMCEVMMPDGTTPHPSNHRATILDDEGTWFGFEQEYFLYQDGRPLGFPEEGYPAPQGPYYTGVGYKYVGDIARQIVEEHLDLCLDAGINHEGINAEVAKGQWEFQVFGKGSKKAADDVWMARYLLNRLCEKYCVDVEYHCKPIRGDWNGSGMHSNFSTEYMRTKGGKEYFEKLMGAFQKNMDEHIAVYGPDNHLRLTGLHETQSIDKFTYGIADRGSSIRIPHSFVNSGYKGYLEDRRPNSQGDPYQIASRILKTIAEVPTA; encoded by the coding sequence ATGGCCAAGTACAAATTGGAATATATCTGGCTCGACGGTTACACTCCTGTGCCCAATCTCCGCGGCAAGACCCAAATCAAGGAATTCGCCAGCTTTCCGAAACTTGAAGAGCTGCCTCTCTGGGGTTTCGACGGCAGCTCCACCCAACAGGCCGAAGGCCGCAGCTCTGACTGCGTGCTCAAGCCCGTAGCGGTGTATCCCGACACGACCCGTAAGAACGGCGTGCTCGTGATGTGCGAGGTCATGATGCCGGACGGCACGACCCCCCACCCCTCCAACCATCGCGCCACCATCCTTGATGACGAAGGCACCTGGTTCGGCTTCGAGCAGGAGTACTTCCTTTACCAGGACGGCCGTCCCCTCGGCTTCCCGGAAGAAGGCTATCCCGCTCCCCAGGGCCCGTACTACACGGGTGTGGGCTACAAGTACGTGGGTGACATCGCCCGCCAGATTGTGGAAGAGCACCTCGACCTCTGCCTTGACGCCGGCATCAACCACGAAGGCATCAACGCCGAAGTGGCCAAGGGCCAGTGGGAATTCCAGGTCTTCGGCAAGGGCTCCAAGAAGGCCGCTGACGACGTGTGGATGGCTCGCTACCTCCTGAACCGCCTGTGTGAAAAGTATTGCGTGGACGTTGAGTACCACTGCAAGCCCATTCGTGGCGACTGGAACGGCTCCGGCATGCACTCCAACTTCTCCACCGAATACATGCGTACGAAGGGCGGCAAGGAGTACTTCGAGAAGCTCATGGGCGCCTTCCAGAAGAACATGGACGAGCATATCGCCGTCTATGGTCCGGACAACCATCTGCGTCTGACCGGCCTGCACGAAACGCAGTCCATCGACAAGTTCACCTACGGCATCGCCGACCGCGGATCCTCCATCCGTATCCCCCACAGCTTCGTGAACAGCGGCTACAAGGGCTACCTCGAAGACCGCCGTCCGAACAGCCAGGGCGACCCCTACCAGATTGCCTCCCGCATTCTCAAGACCATCGCCGAAGTCCCGACTGCCTAA
- a CDS encoding serine/threonine protein phosphatase, with protein sequence MQEVKDTVRAMVRIGYDGRVHKTFRGHNAKGRFENEVRVLKYLEEKGCDFVPKVLEADPETLKLVTTNCGARVEHMSEEKMKEVFGKLEQYGVRHEDAFLRNITYNARQGRFCVIDFEFATLLDEQPPSQEATLPAPAA encoded by the coding sequence ATGCAGGAGGTGAAAGACACGGTCAGGGCCATGGTGCGAATCGGGTACGACGGGCGCGTGCACAAGACGTTCCGCGGCCACAACGCGAAGGGGCGCTTTGAGAACGAGGTGCGGGTGCTGAAATACCTGGAGGAAAAGGGGTGCGACTTCGTGCCCAAGGTGCTCGAAGCAGACCCGGAAACGCTGAAGCTGGTGACCACCAACTGCGGAGCCCGTGTGGAGCACATGTCCGAGGAGAAGATGAAGGAGGTCTTCGGGAAGCTGGAGCAGTATGGCGTGCGCCATGAGGATGCCTTCCTGCGGAACATCACCTACAATGCCCGGCAAGGACGCTTTTGCGTGATTGACTTCGAGTTCGCCACCCTCCTAGATGAGCAGCCGCCTTCGCAAGAGGCCACGCTTCCCGCTCCCGCAGCATGA
- a CDS encoding PP2C family protein-serine/threonine phosphatase has product MTETDPDSSSALTPAPEPGPQATHLHWSGMTHKGRIRPNNEDAFLALTFDAREVRFLGKIGDGSLAESDYIFAVSDGMGGAASGEFASRIAVDKITRLLPRSFKFSAQRMVPGFEDILDTLIDSIHDDLTRMSRGYAECAGMGATLSLGWFTPEWMYFAHLGDSRIYYLPKEGGGMTQVTHDHSHVGWLRRTGKINEREQRTHPRKNVLQQALGAGHQILNPHIGAVKCEVGDKFLFCTDGLTDGLWDRAIRDLLLTPSLADTAKPPAQRLVEASLAESGRDNITAVVVEVR; this is encoded by the coding sequence ATGACCGAGACAGATCCTGATTCCTCATCCGCACTCACTCCCGCTCCTGAGCCTGGTCCCCAGGCTACGCACCTGCACTGGTCTGGCATGACGCACAAGGGCCGCATCCGGCCCAACAATGAGGACGCGTTTCTGGCGCTCACGTTCGATGCTCGTGAAGTGCGCTTCCTGGGGAAGATTGGTGATGGATCACTGGCCGAGTCGGACTATATCTTTGCCGTGAGTGATGGCATGGGCGGCGCGGCTTCAGGTGAGTTCGCCAGCCGCATTGCGGTGGATAAGATCACGCGTCTGCTTCCTCGCAGCTTCAAGTTCTCCGCCCAGCGCATGGTGCCGGGCTTTGAGGATATCCTGGATACGCTCATTGATAGCATTCATGACGACCTTACGCGCATGAGTCGTGGCTATGCCGAATGCGCTGGCATGGGGGCGACACTGAGTCTGGGGTGGTTCACCCCGGAGTGGATGTACTTTGCCCATCTGGGCGACAGCCGCATCTACTATCTGCCGAAGGAGGGAGGTGGCATGACGCAGGTCACGCATGACCACTCGCACGTGGGCTGGTTGCGTCGCACCGGAAAGATCAACGAGCGCGAGCAGCGCACGCATCCACGGAAGAATGTGCTGCAGCAGGCACTCGGCGCTGGTCACCAGATCTTGAATCCTCACATCGGAGCCGTGAAGTGCGAGGTGGGGGACAAGTTTCTCTTTTGTACGGATGGGCTCACCGACGGGCTCTGGGATCGTGCCATCCGTGATTTGTTGCTGACGCCTTCACTGGCCGATACGGCGAAGCCCCCGGCACAACGGCTGGTGGAGGCATCGCTGGCAGAGTCAGGCCGAGATAACATCACGGCGGTGGTGGTGGAGGTGAGGTAG
- a CDS encoding DUF2314 domain-containing protein — MSSPVFIFDGGDPAMMQACKAAQDSFKFFWRELSWERRRIVPGLDMTMVKLPFTDGARNDGNPEYEHMWVGDVDFDGESITGNLLNSPNWLTSVQAGQSVTMPFTHLEDWMMTADGRAYGGYTVNLMRAGMNARDRKNHDDAWGLDFGDPSDVKVEVERQPKQKPKGGFLSGLFGSGSKEPAVPSAFHDHPMCINMLPKVEAQLQSDVTIASSVDDMGWTLLHREALAGNLGIVKLLVQHGANVDARTPSGRNAAYLARSIGWQEVADSIEQGQ, encoded by the coding sequence ATGAGTTCCCCAGTATTCATATTCGATGGTGGCGACCCTGCCATGATGCAGGCTTGCAAAGCCGCACAAGACTCCTTCAAATTCTTCTGGCGCGAGCTCTCGTGGGAGAGACGGCGCATCGTGCCTGGACTGGATATGACCATGGTGAAGCTGCCTTTCACCGATGGTGCACGCAACGACGGTAACCCTGAGTACGAGCACATGTGGGTTGGAGACGTGGACTTCGATGGTGAGAGTATCACTGGAAACCTGCTCAACTCTCCAAACTGGCTTACCTCCGTACAAGCGGGCCAGTCGGTCACGATGCCCTTCACACATCTGGAAGACTGGATGATGACAGCGGATGGCCGCGCCTATGGGGGCTACACCGTGAATCTCATGAGAGCCGGGATGAACGCCAGGGACCGCAAGAATCATGACGATGCCTGGGGTCTGGACTTCGGCGACCCCTCTGATGTGAAAGTGGAAGTCGAAAGACAGCCGAAGCAGAAGCCGAAGGGCGGATTCCTCTCAGGTCTTTTCGGCAGCGGCTCGAAAGAGCCAGCAGTTCCCAGTGCCTTTCACGACCATCCCATGTGCATCAACATGCTTCCGAAAGTCGAGGCCCAACTCCAGTCAGACGTCACCATCGCAAGCAGCGTCGATGACATGGGATGGACGCTGCTTCACCGGGAGGCACTCGCTGGCAACTTGGGTATCGTGAAGCTATTGGTCCAGCATGGAGCGAACGTCGATGCACGGACGCCCTCTGGACGCAATGCTGCATACCTGGCAAGAAGCATCGGGTGGCAGGAAGTCGCCGACTCTATCGAGCAGGGGCAATAA